In Drosophila santomea strain STO CAGO 1482 chromosome 2L, Prin_Dsan_1.1, whole genome shotgun sequence, a single window of DNA contains:
- the LOC120451943 gene encoding uncharacterized protein LOC120451943 isoform X3: MADFHELIVTCIIFLYQITLIIRSIHPLKKDAMLLILHNFLLYYVINMFKHLAQASINSDGPVNTFYYVPLVYEESIASGRHQSWHEVLRTSTWHFFEVLFRHHLALLLPFNLALLVPVRTLQVGLH, translated from the exons ATGGCCGATTTCCATGAGCTTATTGTGACGTGCATTATTTTCCTCTACCAAATTACTTTGATTATC CGATCAATCCACCCCTTAAAGAAGGACGCTATGTTGCTTATTTTGCACAACTTTTTGCTCTACTACGTGATCAATATGTTCAAGCACTTGGCCCAGG CATCGATTAACTCGGACGGACCGGTGAACACATTCTACTACGTACCACTGGTGTATGAAGAAAGCATTGCTTCGGGACGCCATCAGAGTTGGCATGAGGTCCTTAGGACATCCACATGGCACTTCTTTGAGGTCCTTTTTAGGCATCATCTGGCCCTGCTGTTGCCATTTAATTTGGCTCTCCTGGTGCCCGTAAGAA CGCTGCAAGTTGGCCTTCATTAG
- the LOC120451943 gene encoding uncharacterized protein LOC120451943 isoform X2 yields MADFHELIVTCIIFLYQITLIIRSIHPLKKDAMLLILHNFLLYYVINMFKHLAQASINSDGPVNTFYYVPLVYEESIASGRHQSWHEVLRTSTWHFFEVLFRHHLALLLPFNLALLVPRCKLAFISTLVLLSNFGLFVCFTSAICQLLLVHGHAHSLRLLTVLCLGPVCQVVLVCRLLGRMWLSQWILV; encoded by the exons ATGGCCGATTTCCATGAGCTTATTGTGACGTGCATTATTTTCCTCTACCAAATTACTTTGATTATC CGATCAATCCACCCCTTAAAGAAGGACGCTATGTTGCTTATTTTGCACAACTTTTTGCTCTACTACGTGATCAATATGTTCAAGCACTTGGCCCAGG CATCGATTAACTCGGACGGACCGGTGAACACATTCTACTACGTACCACTGGTGTATGAAGAAAGCATTGCTTCGGGACGCCATCAGAGTTGGCATGAGGTCCTTAGGACATCCACATGGCACTTCTTTGAGGTCCTTTTTAGGCATCATCTGGCCCTGCTGTTGCCATTTAATTTGGCTCTCCTGGTGCCC CGCTGCAAGTTGGCCTTCATTAGCACACTGGTTCTGTTGTCCAACTTCGGGCTGTTCGTCTGTTTCACCTCAGCCATTTGTCAGCTCCTGTTGGTccatggccacgcccacagcctGCGCCTCCTCACAGTCCTGTGTTTGGGCCCCGTTTGCCAAGTGGTCCTGGTGTGCCGCCTGCTCGGGCGCATGTGG CTCAGTCAGTGGATTCTTGTTTGA
- the LOC120458817 gene encoding protein rolling stone translates to MFRLLSGTEPESSSGHLQEPLSLRDELRFSGLGLHHHMPTDFLRSQWQRGPKSSIFLVYRWLLGGFFGTGVVSCIYQYYQHGNFFIFLTNWGFVLCGITSIAGAILVTIYHYKPESWVPPSCWIKIYWACYWINISLACLIAVVYWTAIYPKDRVITNPTRVSDLFNIWTHLLPPIFFTIDNFLVAQPARLLHFVYPLAFLHLYGIFAIIFYARGGRNLDGKHYIYPFLNFAKPKIVLRTVSWLSIMLVSLSSLQYGVYRLRNFIARKLGKLL, encoded by the exons ATGTTTCGTTTGCTGTCCGGAACTGAGCCAGAATCATCATCCGGCCATCTCCAAGAGCCCTTAAGTTTACGGGATGAGCTCCGCTTCAGTGGACTGGGCTTACACCATCATATGCCTACGGACTTCCTGCGATCGCAA TGGCAGCGTGGGCCAAAGTCTTCTATTTTCCTGGTTTATAGATGGCTTTTAGGCGGATTCTTTGGCACGGGCGTGGTCAGTTGTATCTATCAGTACTACCAACAcggaaacttttttatttttttgaccAACTGGGGATTCGTATTGTGCGGCATTACCAGTATTGCCGGAGCCATACTTGTGACAATCTATCACTACAAGCCGGAAAGCTGGG TTCCCCCGTCTTGCTGGATAAAGATCTATTGGGCCTGCTATTGGATCAACATCTCATTGGCGTGCTTGATCGCAGTTGTCTATTGGACAGCCATATATCCCAAGGATCGTGTGATAACTAATCCGACTCGGGTTTCAGATTTGTTTAACATATGGACTCACTTGCTGCCACCTATTTTCTTCACCATCGATAACTTTCTGGTGGCGCAACCAGCCCGTCTTCTTCACTTTGTCTATCCACTGGCATTCCTTCATTTGTACGGAATTTttgcaataatattttatgccCGGGGCGGTCGTAATTT AGACGGAAAACACTATATATAtccttttttaaattttgctAAGCCAAAGATAGTTTTGAGAACCGTATCATGGCTCAGTATAATGTTGGTGTCCCTGTCCAGTCTGCAGTATGGAGTCTATCGACTACGCAATTTCATAGCACGCAAGCTGGGCAAACTTTTGTGA
- the LOC120451943 gene encoding uncharacterized protein LOC120451943 isoform X1, translating to MADFHELIVTCIIFLYQITLIIRSIHPLKKDAMLLILHNFLLYYVINMFKHLAQASINSDGPVNTFYYVPLVYEESIASGRHQSWHEVLRTSTWHFFEVLFRHHLALLLPFNLALLVPRCKLAFISTLVLLSNFGLFVCFTSAICQLLLVHGHAHSLRLLTVLCLGPVCQVVLVCRLLGRMWSVDSCLRHEI from the exons ATGGCCGATTTCCATGAGCTTATTGTGACGTGCATTATTTTCCTCTACCAAATTACTTTGATTATC CGATCAATCCACCCCTTAAAGAAGGACGCTATGTTGCTTATTTTGCACAACTTTTTGCTCTACTACGTGATCAATATGTTCAAGCACTTGGCCCAGG CATCGATTAACTCGGACGGACCGGTGAACACATTCTACTACGTACCACTGGTGTATGAAGAAAGCATTGCTTCGGGACGCCATCAGAGTTGGCATGAGGTCCTTAGGACATCCACATGGCACTTCTTTGAGGTCCTTTTTAGGCATCATCTGGCCCTGCTGTTGCCATTTAATTTGGCTCTCCTGGTGCCC CGCTGCAAGTTGGCCTTCATTAGCACACTGGTTCTGTTGTCCAACTTCGGGCTGTTCGTCTGTTTCACCTCAGCCATTTGTCAGCTCCTGTTGGTccatggccacgcccacagcctGCGCCTCCTCACAGTCCTGTGTTTGGGCCCCGTTTGCCAAGTGGTCCTGGTGTGCCGCCTGCTCGGGCGCATGTGG TCAGTGGATTCTTGTTTGAGGCATGAAATTTGA